The Theobroma cacao cultivar B97-61/B2 chromosome 2, Criollo_cocoa_genome_V2, whole genome shotgun sequence genome includes the window TGTATACAGCTTTGGAGTGGTACTGTTGGAGCTGATAACAGGGCGGAGGCCAGTTGGTGACTTTGGAGAGGAAGGGCTAGACATTGTTCAGTGGACCAAGAGGCAGACGAACTGGAATAAAGAAGGGGTAGTGAAGATATTGGACCAGCGAGTAAGTAATATTCCAGTGGAGGAAGCAATGCAGGTTTTCTTTGTGGCAATGCTGTGTGTTGAGGAGCACAGCGTGGAACGACCAACAATGAGAGAAGTTGTTCAAATGCTTGCTCAGGCCAAACAACCTAACACATTTCACATGCAATGACTTGGACAAGCTGTTTCTTGGCTGCGCACCAACACTCATGAATGCGATAGCCGCCGCTCAAGCATTTAAGTCCCAACCTCCATTTATATACTAGCTAGATTTTATCGTATACTACTGGTGCTTCCCTTTTAGTATTTCCAAGCTATCCTAGTTTTCATATTCCATGTGAAATACGGTTCGGAAAGTAATATTTGTGCACTGTAACTGAAGGTGGGGGCCGTTCTCGTCTTTTGATAGATTGcagttttcaaaattttaacagaACACAAGAAATATTGGATCCAACCATTGTTGTGTCATGATTTGCATGGCATATACAATCAAACCAAACCATCATGTGGAGTTGCTGTTCATACTCAAGATGGATGGGAATGTGAGTTTGTGCTTATTCGTACACACGTATGcgaattgaaataaaatcaaagaaagttGACAGCCATAAAACATGGTTTGCTGCAACTAGCCAGTTGGGACTTGTTGAACCTTCTGCCTATTGTTTTACGAGGAGACCATGGGCTTACAAGTGTAAATAAAAGTCTTCAAATATATCTGAACTCCCAAACCAATCAAGGATCAGTTATGCGACTTTTGCTCACAAACAAAAGGATAAATGATGGATCAGAAAGATTATGCCCCCTTAGTTTTGGCCTTTCTCTTATGCGGCCTGTAATTTTACAACTTGACAATAGATTTTGGTTCCACAATGGGCATAACTAGCGCTTGTTATGTACCAAATAAATGCTCCAATAATTGACAAGGTAAAAAATACAAAGTTCTGTAATCTATGCACCTTTACATAATCGTAAGGAGTTGTGCCACCGGCAAACTAAAATTCTCACTTGATTACACTTTATACTAACATTTAGCAGCTGGGCAACTTCAAATCCAAGTTTAAGCATGAAAACACTACAATAAAAGGCCGCAACAGTTGATCATGAGTTAGGAGACAGCTTCCGAGTCCTCTTTATAGCATTCTTTGTAAGAGCATCAGATATCTCTCTTTTTCGTTTGGAGTTGCTCTTGATGGTATTCccattattatttatgttgtTGCAATCCACATCTTCAGAGCACTTTCCAGCTAGTTTAAGTTTATCTTGAACAAAAACCTTTAATCTCCACAACGTTAATTCACTCTGTGCAGTCGAAAGAGAGGGGCATATGCCTCAATAGTTGCAGCCTTACAAGAATATAGTAGTCTAAATAGAAAAGATGAAGCAAAAACACGTTATTGGAACCTAAGCAATTACCTGGGCATCTATGTCGAGATCCACCTCTTGGGCTGTTGGTTGAAAGCCAGGATTGTTCTCAGCAACTATCTCCAGAGCCTTACTAAGATCTTCAGGCGACAATCGGGTGAGAGCCGTCCCcagtttctttttctcttcagtGGACATTTTTCTATATGATGATCCATATATAGTTAGCATTTATTGCTAAAAGGTttcaaagaatttaaaatacaAACTCAAATGGTGAGGCATGAAAACAATACACATCATTTAGACAGAAAAGCATGCAAGCATTACTTTTGGCAGATATTCAATGAAATTTGCCAACCAAGATGTGATCCTCTTCTTTCTTTGGCCAATAACCAAAATGTGATCTCTATTCCATAAACAATATCAGAATTATGGCACCTCTaccaaaaacttaataatgTACCATAATTTACCACCCTAATACCATAAAATGCAATTAAGAAATGAGAGATGTATGATTGGTTAAAAATGAAACAGATGGTTAACTCTCTCACCATAACCTACCACACCATCACCACAAAATGAAATTGAGAGCTAGAAAGTATGGTTGGTTGAAAACGAAATAGATGATTAACTCTCTATCTCTGTCCACTGCCGCATAAAATGCTACATACTAGTAATCACTGTTGAAAGGAAGTCAAACCAATCTCAAATTCATGTCCACAGAATAGTCTTTACCATATGAATTATAAAGCCATATCCATCTAACTCTAACCCTGATGTAAACCAATTAATgatatttgtaaattttttcaaatacaTCAAAATCCAGACAATTACATATCGTTAAACAAACCTGCATCTCTGGATGACCATCTGTCTGAGTTTCTCCAATTGCAAATCAACCTCACAAAGCTGAAAGAATTGACAATTCTATTATTCAGAGCATCTtacacaaataataaaatttgagtTGACATTCCTTTTGTCGATAAATGAGGATTAgggtaaaaacaaaaataaaggtTAGAAGCGTTCTTCCAATTTATATTTGTCATGTAAGAGGctcataattttttacataCTTCATTGCTCAACTCTCTGGCCATGTTAGCATGAGCTGCCTCTTGTGCCAGCTTCATATCTAGCTGTGACTTTGCTTCCTCCTCGACCTGTCTTTTCTCCTGCAAGTAACCTTAAGCAAGTGAACTGACATGCAACACTCATGAAGCAGTATGATTCTACAACATCCTGCTAAAAGACAGAAAACTACTTATAAACAAGAAGTTCAGATAAATGATCATCTATTTACCAGTGAAAGTTACTCTTGCCCTGATAGTAGCTTACCTCTTCAGCAACTTTAGGCAAAAGTTGTAGCCACTTCTCCTCAAATTTTTCCAATAAAGTTTTGGCCATTATATGGACATCGTGTCTTTCATCATTGTATTTCATTGCGTTCTTGAAAACCAATCTAACATCAGCATAAATTTCACGTACATTATTGTAGCCAATACCATCCTTAGCTTCCATCTTACTTTTTATTGTACCAAAGTCCATAGGCTTCTGAATAACCTAACGTCCACAACCCTATGATATATTAGTTAAAATACacattaaagaataaataaattaaataatcagaATTTAACAATGAATGGACCATGAATGAGAGGCCTTCGACATGATAGTCTAACAAgaaattttagtatttagtatttttttttatttaggtggGAAACCTTTTAGGAATTATAGGAATAATagaaaattctttttattttaatttacttggATGACAAGTAAGCATAGGTTTAAGAATTTACTTTTCTTGTACTCCAAGGAAGAGCAGGATAGAATAATtccttattttaatttattttatttgcacTCTAAGTTTAGATCAAGTAGGATTATGCTATTATAAATAGCACCCTTAGGCTTAATTATTAGacatcttatttttttaaaattattgaataatattatattttctctcaaattttgaGCGTAAGTTTTGTTTTGAAACTTGGTTATCAATCTTAAAGGCTCTATCGAGTA containing:
- the LOC18606976 gene encoding transcription factor GTE1 isoform X1 is translated as MEAVKAQGVRSESQVEDLGRCVDEISTTVNQLEQRVNDVEQFYMTTDNTQLTATKYSSVFKDKVKEKQLTNIEKQQQEASHREAAAVKRMQDLMRQFATILRQITQHKWAHPFMHPVDVEGLGLHDYYEVIQKPMDFGTIKSKMEAKDGIGYNNVREIYADVRLVFKNAMKYNDERHDVHIMAKTLLEKFEEKWLQLLPKVAEEEKRQVEEEAKSQLDMKLAQEAAHANMARELSNELCEVDLQLEKLRQMVIQRCRKMSTEEKKKLGTALTRLSPEDLSKALEIVAENNPGFQPTAQEVDLDIDAQSELTLWRLKVFVQDKLKLAGKCSEDVDCNNINNNGNTIKSNSKRKREISDALTKNAIKRTRKLSPNS
- the LOC18606976 gene encoding transcription factor GTE1 isoform X2 — protein: MEAVKAQGVRSESQVEDLGRCVDEISTTVNQLEQRVNDVEQFYMTTDNTQLTATKYSSVFKDKVKEKQLTNIEKQQQEASHREAAAVKRMQDLMRQFATILRQVIQKPMDFGTIKSKMEAKDGIGYNNVREIYADVRLVFKNAMKYNDERHDVHIMAKTLLEKFEEKWLQLLPKVAEEEKRQVEEEAKSQLDMKLAQEAAHANMARELSNELCEVDLQLEKLRQMVIQRCRKMSTEEKKKLGTALTRLSPEDLSKALEIVAENNPGFQPTAQEVDLDIDAQSELTLWRLKVFVQDKLKLAGKCSEDVDCNNINNNGNTIKSNSKRKREISDALTKNAIKRTRKLSPNS